In Amyelois transitella isolate CPQ chromosome 5, ilAmyTran1.1, whole genome shotgun sequence, one DNA window encodes the following:
- the LOC106140204 gene encoding uncharacterized protein LOC106140204 codes for MISSVNEQNNKFSALQTSIEEIKQQNRDIQKAMEFMSEKYEEIKSRLDKSEQERDEALIHVSELESRVDQLERAARNTSIEIRNIPSVKPETKEDLIHIVKNIASATNTTVTDHDIKDIFRYPSKTSAKMPIVVDFCSVLRKDTVLNAVKKFRSSNKSNLTSDKIKVSGPSQPVYISESLTARTKRTYALARKFASENNFKFCWTSHGQVYMRKEEGSRAIRLDGEGDINRLLNK; via the coding sequence ATGATATCCTCTGTGAATGAACAAAACAATAAGTTTTCTGCTCTACAAACATCCATAGAGGAaatcaaacaacaaaataGAGATATTCAAAAAGCCATGGAATTCATGtcagaaaaatatgaagaaattAAGAGCAGACTGGATAAGAGTGAACAAGAAAGAGATGAGGCACTGATTCACGTAAGCGAGCTAGAAAGTAGAGTAGACCAGCTCGAACGGGCGGCTCGCAACACTAGCATTGAGATAAGGAATATTCCGAGCGTAAAACCTGAAACGAAAGAGGATTTAATACACATAGTAAAGAACATCGCTTCCGCAACCAACACTACCGTCACTGATCACGACATAAAAGATATCTTTCGTTATCCCTCGAAGACCTCGGCCAAAATGCCAATTGTTGTGGACTTCTGCTCGGTGCTGAGGAAGGACACAGTTCTTAATGCGGTGAAAAAATTCAGGTCATCCAATAAATCCAACCTGACTTCTGACAAAATCAAAGTCAGCGGGCCAAGTCAGCCCGTCTACATTTCAGAAAGCCTAACAGCTCGCACCAAAAGAACTTACGCCCTTGCACGGAAATTTGCCAgcgaaaataatttcaagttCTGTTGGACCTCCCATGGACAAGTTTACATGCGGAAGGAAGAAGGCTCAAGAGCTATCCGGCTGGACGGCGAAGGCGATATTAATagattgttaaataaatga
- the LOC106137839 gene encoding uncharacterized protein LOC106137839 gives MCASATAALLLAALSALPCRGTDADVTSKILEDAENQENSTQPTVTKIYQLLHNPDLHNQTIALTSTPSTLHTFSFYDTEPTDKTLHTHNISRKDMDVNITNAGAKLDVLDDMAVELKKNRQRRVVNVVRTDGVTTSDKEATTVVSVRSPPPQMMEKRRKQGETGSSAPLLNYIFDTYSNTHYHKNQKTGPGNSIYAAAAPEIEALVGSATHLDCKVDALHDKLVSWVRRKSDEEPMELLTTGTQQYTADDRYSARFIPPDIWRLEIREVRATDAAHYDCQLSAHPPRTARVTLHVPEVSVKIVDGAGAEVSEQVCELGSTVALRCEVRGLRMEGGPSLLWYRRDALLNDDTTRGGISVRTEFGVNGANSVLRVARVRNDDAGQYTCTVARAPPPGTPPAHVMLHVIKGESLAELHQSGGHLRLNEYVVVAIALVIVLHYN, from the exons ATGTGTGCGTCGGCCACTGCGGCGTTGCTCCTTGCCGCGCTTTCTGCCCTTCCTTGTAGAG GTACTGATGCCGACGTCACTTCCAAGATTCTAGAAGACGCCGAGAACCAAGAAAACTCTACGCAACCGACTGTTACTAAAATCTATCAATTACTTCACAACCCAGACTTACATAATCAAACTATAGCTCTAACTTCAACCCCTTCTACTTTACATACTTTTAGCTTCTACGATACAGAACCTACAGATAAGACTTTACATACGCATAATATAAGTAGAAAAGATATGGATGTTAATATAACTAATGCGGGTGCTAAACTAGATGTACTAGATGATATGGCAGTTGAACTGAAGAAAAATAGACAAAGACGGGTTGTGAATGTTGTGAGAACAGATGGAGTCACTACAAGTGATAAAGAGGCGACAACAGTAGTCTCGGTTCGAAGTCCACCACCACAGATGATGGAAAAAAGACGCAAGCAAGGGGAGACTGGATCAAGTGCCCCACTGTTGAATTACATATTCGATACGTATTCAAACACACACTATCATAAGAACCAAAA aactGGCCCTGGGAACAGTATCTACGCGGCAGCAGCACCAGAGATCGAGGCTCTGGTGGGATCTGCCACTCACCTGGACTGCAAGGTCGACGCCCTTCACGATAAACTG GTGTCGTGGGTTCGTCGGAAAAGTGACGAAGAGCCGATGGAGTTGCTAACGACAGGCACTCAACAGTACACAGCTGACGACAG ATATTCCGCCCGTTTCATCCCCCCAGATATCTGGAGGCTTGAGATAAGAGAAGTGCGGGCCACAGATGCCGCACATTATGACTGCCAGCTGTCTGCGCACCCGCCTAGAACGGCCCGTGTCACTTTACACGTGCCAG AAGTATCAGTAAAAATAGTCGACGGCGCCGGCGCAGAAGTTTCAGAACAAGTGTGTGAGCTGGGCAGCACGGTTGCCCTTCGCTGTGAGGTGCGGGGTCTGAGAATGGAGGGAGGGCCTTCCCTATTATGGTACAGGAGAGATGCCTTGTTGAACGACGACACTACCAGGGGTGGTATCAG TGTCCGCACAGAGTTCGGAGTGAACGGTGCCAACTCAGTACTCCGTGTGGCCAGGGTGCGCAACGACGACGCTGGCCAGTACACGTGCACCGTGGCCAGGGCCCCACCGCCAGGGACCCCACCAGCTCATGTCATGCTGCATGTCATTAAAG GTGAGAGCTTGGCAGAGCTCCATCAAAGCGGCGGTCACCTTCGGCTAAATGAATACGTTGTGGTCGCAATAGCGTTGGTCATCGTTTTACACTACAATtga